Proteins encoded together in one Campylobacter peloridis LMG 23910 window:
- a CDS encoding MlaD family protein, protein MENKANYILIGIFVSVLFFISLFFIVWYGNLQDEKSFKYYEIYMEESVAGLSVKAPVKFLGVDVGSVESINIDNSSNNIRVKILVKLDSNLIIKTDTYASLQIQGITGFKFIQLAGGSESAEVLKADKNSYPVIKSKESFFASIDKQTTNLLDLITSTKDKLEKLLSEKNLNNIELILQNSSQLFAYLNKQTPNFLNNLNNTSSKISKSSDDLSIFLNNANSQFIELNKSRILLNDNLDILRILFLDLSQLLEKVKQNPSSLIYKDKNIQYAPGEVK, encoded by the coding sequence ATGGAAAATAAAGCAAATTATATACTCATAGGTATTTTTGTAAGTGTATTGTTTTTTATCAGCTTGTTTTTTATAGTATGGTATGGAAATTTGCAAGATGAAAAATCTTTTAAATATTATGAAATATACATGGAAGAATCAGTAGCAGGGCTTAGTGTTAAAGCACCAGTTAAATTTTTAGGTGTAGATGTAGGAAGTGTTGAAAGCATTAATATAGACAATTCAAGTAATAATATAAGAGTAAAAATTTTAGTTAAGCTTGATTCTAATTTAATTATAAAAACAGATACTTATGCAAGTTTGCAAATTCAAGGAATCACTGGATTTAAGTTTATCCAACTTGCTGGAGGTAGTGAAAGTGCTGAAGTTTTAAAAGCAGATAAGAATTCTTACCCTGTGATAAAATCTAAAGAGAGTTTTTTTGCTAGCATTGACAAACAAACTACCAATCTTTTGGATTTAATCACTAGCACAAAAGATAAACTTGAAAAACTTTTAAGCGAAAAAAATTTAAATAATATAGAATTAATTTTGCAAAATTCATCACAGCTTTTTGCGTATTTAAACAAACAAACACCTAATTTTTTAAATAATCTAAACAATACCTCATCTAAGATATCTAAAAGCTCAGATGATTTGTCTATATTTTTAAATAATGCAAATTCTCAATTCATAGAGTTAAATAAAAGCAGGATACTTTTAAATGATAATTTAGATATATTAAGAATTTTATTTTTAGACTTATCACAATTACTTGAAAAAGTAAAACAAAATCCTTCATCATTAATTTATAAGGATAAAAATATCCAATATGCTCCAGGAGAAGTAAAATGA
- a CDS encoding ABC-type transport auxiliary lipoprotein family protein, whose protein sequence is MKVFYFGFVVLFFSACSLISPSQTLPANKYFSISLNDFALPKTQHKEITIIVALPKGLAYTNEIFYKKDNVVSAYAYHFWKENPALMIKNFLEFHLQNLGIFKAVLNQDSLASADYILESKVDVLEQDFSDEVHSKIKFGINLNLIQINTKKLIASKYFYYEKTLNDNKPKLLIQNYDDIFTSFAKDFRTWVDKNLE, encoded by the coding sequence ATGAAAGTATTTTATTTTGGATTTGTCGTTTTATTTTTTAGTGCTTGTTCTTTAATTAGTCCAAGCCAAACCTTACCTGCTAATAAATATTTTAGTATAAGTTTAAATGATTTTGCTTTACCAAAAACTCAGCATAAGGAAATTACTATTATCGTGGCTTTGCCTAAAGGTTTAGCTTATACCAATGAAATTTTTTATAAAAAAGATAATGTAGTGAGTGCATATGCTTATCATTTTTGGAAGGAAAACCCTGCTTTAATGATAAAGAATTTTTTAGAATTTCATTTGCAAAATTTAGGAATTTTTAAAGCGGTTTTAAATCAAGATAGTTTAGCAAGTGCTGATTATATTTTAGAAAGTAAAGTAGATGTTTTAGAGCAAGATTTTAGCGATGAGGTGCATTCTAAAATCAAATTTGGTATCAATTTAAATTTAATTCAAATCAATACAAAAAAGCTAATCGCAAGCAAGTATTTTTACTATGAAAAAACATTAAATGATAATAAACCAAAATTATTAATTCAAAATTATGATGATATTTTTACATCATTTGCTAAAGACTTTAGAACTTGGGTAGATAAAAATTTGGAATAA
- a CDS encoding flagellar FLiS export co-chaperone: MIDKLEILQKHLGAVGANVDGASLKHQTQKFSEDITDANDFVGALQILDSSLKKISKLLEDKNYEDVQDKVLIASESVKIVDNCSFLGNALFDNNYNVSVGSKHFVFEIHNPLRILENSDYKGMKAYIEDKRDEIASMLSELAVAIASYSPSQSFGNTNFDGMNDFDFTKLFK; the protein is encoded by the coding sequence ATGATAGATAAATTAGAAATCCTACAAAAACATTTAGGAGCAGTAGGTGCTAATGTAGATGGTGCGAGTTTAAAACATCAAACACAAAAATTTAGCGAAGACATAACAGATGCAAATGATTTTGTTGGTGCTTTGCAAATTTTGGATTCTTCATTGAAAAAAATTTCAAAACTATTAGAAGATAAAAATTATGAAGATGTGCAAGATAAAGTATTAATTGCAAGTGAAAGTGTAAAAATAGTTGATAATTGCTCTTTTTTAGGTAATGCTTTATTTGATAATAATTACAATGTAAGTGTAGGTTCAAAGCATTTTGTTTTTGAGATACACAATCCTTTGAGAATTTTAGAAAATAGCGATTATAAAGGAATGAAAGCTTATATAGAAGATAAAAGAGATGAAATTGCTTCTATGCTTAGTGAGCTTGCAGTGGCTATTGCTAGTTATAGTCCAAGCCAAAGTTTTGGTAATACAAATTTTGATGGAATGAATGATTTTGATTTTACTAAACTTTTTAAATAA
- a CDS encoding superoxide dismutase (Cu/Zn), with product MKKIILGSLLASSFLFGANLENFDPKSQDNHLVIKMEILDKNSNKNAGEVVAVQTAYGVAFYPNLQGLESGIHGFHVHANADCGANDKGLGMKAGGHWDPEKTDAHSSPWDDKGHKGDLPPLYVEKDGTATNPVLAPKIKTLNELKNHSLMIHFGGDNHSDHPAALGGGGARMACGVIK from the coding sequence ATGAAAAAAATTATATTAGGTTCGTTATTAGCATCGAGTTTTTTATTTGGAGCAAATTTAGAAAATTTTGATCCAAAATCACAAGATAATCATTTGGTTATAAAAATGGAAATTCTTGATAAAAATTCAAATAAAAACGCAGGAGAAGTAGTGGCAGTTCAAACTGCTTATGGTGTAGCTTTTTATCCAAATCTTCAAGGGTTAGAAAGTGGAATTCATGGTTTTCATGTTCATGCAAATGCTGATTGTGGAGCTAATGATAAAGGTTTAGGTATGAAAGCTGGGGGCCATTGGGATCCTGAAAAAACTGACGCACACTCAAGTCCATGGGATGATAAAGGACATAAAGGAGATTTACCACCACTTTATGTTGAAAAAGATGGCACAGCAACTAATCCTGTTCTTGCTCCAAAAATTAAAACTCTTAATGAGCTTAAAAATCATTCTTTAATGATACACTTTGGAGGAGATAATCACAGCGATCATCCAGCAGCACTTGGTGGAGGCGGTGCTAGAATGGCTTGTGGGGTTATCAAGTAA
- a CDS encoding helix-turn-helix domain-containing protein gives MLIFPNDLEKVSNKVLKTALFSLCSYKKTTHSKEDQEVLFKDYALVFIVSGSKKIYSSNQRLNVEKNGIIFFTKNTFSIRDYLSTENVYESIILCFKESILIDLIYKYKDLIQNINSVEFSKKILSLDCDIITKSIFNALLPHIENQNKSNEALLKLKFEELFLSLLYSENNKDFLLFLKEILNGFSLDLYSIFAYCENDFENVASMAKFSKMDIASFSRNFKQSFGISAKEWLDNKRFEKAKFLLEFSTKNITQICFELGFNSPAWFIARYKKRYGITPKQEQKSKNLYFLN, from the coding sequence ATGTTAATCTTCCCAAATGATTTAGAAAAAGTAAGTAATAAAGTTTTAAAAACAGCTTTATTTTCTTTATGTTCTTATAAAAAAACTACTCATAGCAAAGAAGATCAAGAGGTTCTTTTTAAAGATTATGCTTTGGTTTTTATAGTAAGTGGTAGTAAAAAAATTTATTCTAGTAATCAGCGTTTAAATGTAGAAAAAAACGGGATAATTTTTTTCACAAAAAATACCTTTTCAATTAGAGATTATTTAAGCACTGAAAATGTTTATGAGTCTATTATTTTATGTTTTAAAGAAAGTATTTTAATAGATTTAATTTATAAATATAAAGATTTAATACAAAATATAAACTCAGTAGAATTTTCTAAAAAAATACTTAGTTTAGATTGTGATATTATAACTAAGAGTATTTTTAACGCTCTTTTGCCTCACATAGAAAATCAAAATAAAAGTAATGAAGCATTGTTAAAGTTAAAATTTGAAGAATTATTTTTATCTTTGTTATATAGTGAAAATAATAAAGATTTTTTATTATTTTTAAAAGAAATTTTAAATGGTTTTAGTTTGGATTTATATAGTATTTTTGCATATTGTGAAAATGATTTTGAAAATGTAGCCTCTATGGCTAAATTTAGTAAAATGGATATAGCAAGTTTTAGTAGAAATTTTAAGCAAAGTTTTGGCATAAGTGCTAAAGAATGGCTGGATAATAAGCGTTTTGAAAAGGCGAAATTTTTATTAGAGTTTTCAACAAAAAATATCACACAAATTTGTTTTGAATTAGGATTTAATTCTCCTGCATGGTTTATAGCAAGATATAAAAAAAGATATGGTATCACACCAAAACAAGAACAAAAATCAAAAAACTTATATTTTTTAAATTAA
- a CDS encoding zf-TFIIB domain-containing protein, whose translation MNCPVCANTDLLMSERNGVEIDYCPKCRGVWLDRGELDKIIERSSSQNTQQQSSHHQNYNQQQNYHNNGYKYKKKESWLGELFDF comes from the coding sequence ATGAATTGTCCAGTTTGTGCAAATACTGATTTATTAATGAGTGAAAGAAATGGAGTTGAGATTGATTATTGCCCAAAATGCCGTGGTGTTTGGCTTGATCGTGGTGAGCTTGATAAAATTATAGAAAGAAGTTCTTCTCAAAATACTCAACAACAATCCTCTCATCATCAAAACTACAACCAACAACAAAACTATCATAATAATGGCTATAAATATAAGAAAAAAGAAAGTTGGCTTGGAGAATTATTTGACTTTTAA
- the ung gene encoding uracil-DNA glycosylase, protein MDIILEKIKMNDDWKEFLKDEFFKPYFLEIKTHYINALNEGKTIYPPANLIFNAFNLTPLKELKIILLGQDPYHNPKQAMGLSFSVPMGVKIPPSLLNIYKELQNDLNIPITKHGDLSKWARQGVLLLNSILSVEANKPASHAHFGWQKFTDALISKLSNEKENLVFLLWGNYAKNKKVLINTQKHFILEAAHPSPLARNAFLGCKHFSKSNEILLKLGKSPIDWNLNL, encoded by the coding sequence ATGGATATTATTTTAGAAAAAATTAAAATGAATGATGATTGGAAAGAATTTTTAAAAGATGAGTTTTTTAAACCCTATTTTTTAGAAATTAAAACTCATTACATTAATGCCCTAAATGAAGGAAAAACCATATATCCGCCAGCAAATTTAATATTTAATGCTTTTAATCTTACCCCACTTAAAGAATTAAAAATCATTCTTTTAGGACAAGATCCTTATCATAATCCAAAGCAAGCTATGGGGCTTAGCTTTAGTGTGCCAATGGGGGTTAAAATTCCTCCTTCTTTACTTAATATCTACAAAGAATTACAAAATGATCTTAATATCCCTATAACAAAACATGGAGATCTTAGTAAATGGGCAAGACAAGGAGTTTTACTTTTAAATTCTATTTTAAGTGTAGAGGCAAACAAACCAGCTTCACATGCTCATTTTGGATGGCAAAAATTTACCGATGCGCTTATATCAAAACTTAGCAATGAAAAAGAAAATTTAGTTTTTTTACTTTGGGGTAATTATGCTAAAAATAAAAAAGTTTTAATCAATACTCAAAAACACTTTATCCTAGAAGCAGCACATCCTTCACCTTTAGCGCGCAATGCTTTTTTAGGCTGTAAGCATTTTTCCAAAAGCAATGAAATTTTATTAAAACTTGGCAAAAGTCCTATTGATTGGAATTTAAACTTATAA
- a CDS encoding sensor histidine kinase, producing the protein MKNDIFSNTIFKILALYIITSGIFLTIFFTTFYQKESNYIRLNQITHMYTHYNYILQNLIEARHEKITLDENDFLYLSKKINTSFAIIFDKKLIFSNLSYDAFGILSSLRKNDFIYTYNGKIFIDFFRVKNLDTLVDKNDIKRPRHYFKFLKHRNIHIIIEADDLGFKKEQYHKDNYNNLDINDFSNELWNLKLKTIFYTLCSIFLLAVVAYVLILIVFKNIKEQFKALNDFIKDTTHEINTPLSVILASIKKFDDSNLNPNNAKKLNHIKLASKNLNHIYQNLIALNFFLQKENIKENVDLKELIEQRLEYFETLISQKNLIIKKNLLKQHLHINKEEMQILFDNLLSNAIKYSNSHKTIYITLTKNSLSIKDEGHGMSQKEITQIFTRYKRFNQDQGGFGIGLNLVKQITDKNNINIKVISKENEGSEFILSW; encoded by the coding sequence ATGAAAAATGATATTTTTAGCAATACTATTTTTAAAATTTTAGCTTTGTATATCATTACTAGTGGTATTTTTTTAACTATATTTTTTACTACTTTTTATCAAAAAGAGTCAAACTATATAAGATTAAACCAAATTACCCATATGTATACACATTATAATTATATTTTACAAAATCTAATAGAAGCAAGACATGAGAAAATAACACTTGATGAGAATGATTTTTTATATTTATCAAAAAAAATAAATACATCTTTTGCTATTATTTTTGATAAAAAATTAATCTTTAGTAATTTAAGCTACGATGCTTTTGGTATTTTAAGCTCACTTAGAAAAAATGATTTTATTTACACTTATAATGGAAAAATATTTATAGATTTTTTTCGCGTTAAAAATCTTGATACTTTGGTTGATAAAAATGACATTAAAAGACCTAGACATTATTTTAAATTTTTAAAACATCGTAATATCCATATTATCATAGAAGCTGATGATCTTGGTTTTAAAAAAGAGCAATACCACAAAGATAATTACAATAATTTAGATATTAATGATTTTTCAAATGAACTTTGGAATTTAAAACTAAAAACTATTTTTTATACTTTATGTTCTATTTTTTTACTTGCAGTTGTTGCTTATGTGCTTATACTTATTGTTTTTAAAAATATCAAAGAACAATTTAAAGCCTTAAATGACTTCATAAAAGATACTACACATGAAATCAATACACCTTTAAGTGTCATTTTAGCAAGTATAAAAAAATTTGATGATAGTAATTTAAACCCAAATAATGCCAAAAAACTTAATCACATCAAATTAGCAAGTAAAAATTTAAACCATATCTATCAAAATCTCATAGCCTTAAATTTTTTCTTACAAAAAGAAAATATAAAAGAAAATGTTGATTTAAAAGAGCTAATTGAGCAAAGACTGGAATATTTTGAAACTTTAATTTCACAAAAAAATCTTATTATCAAAAAAAATCTTTTAAAACAGCATCTTCATATCAATAAAGAAGAAATGCAAATTTTATTTGATAATCTTTTAAGCAATGCTATCAAATACTCCAACTCCCATAAAACAATCTATATAACACTAACAAAAAATTCACTTAGCATAAAAGATGAAGGCCATGGTATGAGCCAAAAAGAAATAACCCAAATTTTTACACGCTACAAACGCTTTAATCAAGATCAAGGTGGTTTTGGCATAGGTTTAAATTTAGTCAAGCAAATTACAGATAAAAACAATATCAACATAAAAGTAATAAGCAAAGAAAATGAAGGAAGTGAATTTATACTTTCTTGGTAA
- a CDS encoding response regulator transcription factor, producing the protein MSVKILLLEDDLSLNEIISDALNDEGFKVSCVYDAQEALEKAYEENFDLWIFDVKVPKGNGFELLKELRESAKTTPAIFLTSLSMLDDVKEGFLVGCDDYIKKPFDIDELIIRVKNILKRQFNHQKQDIITLNSSKNIYFDLIDKTLYQNQEIINITNKEKDLLALLLKNRPHFVSLEKIFEEIWQYNEEPVIMSLRVYIKNLRKILGKELIINQRNIGYALRLENEK; encoded by the coding sequence ATGTCGGTAAAAATTTTACTCTTAGAAGATGATTTGAGTTTAAACGAAATTATTAGCGATGCCTTAAACGATGAAGGTTTTAAAGTCTCTTGTGTATATGATGCACAAGAGGCACTAGAAAAAGCTTATGAAGAAAATTTTGATCTTTGGATTTTTGATGTTAAAGTTCCAAAAGGCAATGGCTTTGAACTCTTAAAAGAGCTAAGAGAAAGTGCCAAAACCACTCCTGCTATATTTTTAACTTCTTTGTCTATGCTTGATGATGTAAAAGAAGGATTTTTAGTAGGATGTGATGATTATATCAAAAAGCCTTTTGATATAGATGAGTTAATTATCCGAGTAAAAAATATACTTAAAAGACAATTTAATCACCAAAAACAAGATATTATCACTCTAAATTCATCAAAAAATATTTATTTTGATCTCATAGATAAAACCTTATATCAAAATCAAGAAATTATCAATATCACCAACAAAGAAAAAGATCTTTTAGCTTTACTTTTAAAAAATAGACCTCATTTTGTAAGTCTTGAAAAAATTTTTGAAGAAATTTGGCAATATAATGAAGAACCTGTGATAATGAGTCTTAGGGTTTATATAAAAAATTTAAGAAAAATACTAGGAAAAGAGCTCATAATCAACCAAAGAAACATAGGTTATGCGCTTAGGCTTGAAAATGAAAAATGA